In Deinococcus puniceus, one genomic interval encodes:
- the guaA gene encoding glutamine-hydrolyzing GMP synthase: MSVVILDFGSQFTRLIARRFRELGAYSVILPGTASLERIAQENPQGIVLSGGPSSVYDEAAPRPAAGVLDLPVPILGVCYGMQFLAQQAGGTVARAGRREYGKADLTRYGGQLFEGIVGEFVAWMSHSDSVKALPAGYEVVAETLDTPVTAIENNVTRRYGVQFHPEVVHTPKGGQLLANFLGICGIERDWNAEHIVEDLIEGVRAQVGDGRVLLAISGGVDSSTLGLLLARAVGEKLTAVFIDHGLLRLGEREQVEAALLPLGVNLITVDARTEFMGALTGVSDPEQKRKIIGREFIRAFEREARIHGPFDYLAQGTLYPDVIESAGGLHSEKSGAANIKSHHNVGGLPDDLAFKLVEPFRTLFKDEVREIARLLGLPEHIRMRHPFPGPGLAIRVIGAITEEKLDILRRVDDIFISGLREFGLYDGCSQALAILTPIQSVGVMGDERTYSYTAALRAVTTDDFMTAEWARLPYDFLATMSNRIVNHVHEINRVVYDITGKPPATIEWE; this comes from the coding sequence GCGGTTCCGTGAACTGGGAGCGTATTCGGTGATTTTGCCCGGTACAGCCAGCCTAGAGCGGATCGCGCAGGAGAACCCGCAAGGCATTGTCTTGTCGGGCGGCCCCAGCAGCGTGTACGACGAGGCGGCTCCCCGTCCGGCGGCTGGAGTGCTTGACCTGCCTGTGCCGATTCTGGGCGTGTGCTACGGCATGCAGTTTTTGGCGCAGCAAGCGGGCGGTACGGTGGCCCGTGCAGGTAGGCGGGAGTACGGCAAGGCCGATCTGACCCGCTACGGCGGCCAACTCTTCGAGGGCATCGTGGGCGAATTCGTGGCGTGGATGAGCCACAGCGACTCGGTGAAGGCGCTGCCCGCTGGGTATGAAGTGGTGGCCGAAACCTTGGACACACCCGTCACGGCCATCGAGAACAACGTGACCCGGCGCTACGGCGTGCAGTTTCACCCCGAAGTCGTACATACGCCCAAAGGCGGGCAACTGCTGGCGAACTTTCTGGGTATTTGCGGCATAGAGCGCGACTGGAACGCCGAACATATCGTCGAAGACCTGATCGAAGGTGTGCGGGCGCAGGTGGGCGACGGGAGGGTGCTGCTGGCGATCAGCGGCGGCGTGGATTCCAGCACGCTGGGGCTGCTGCTGGCGCGGGCGGTGGGTGAAAAGCTGACGGCAGTGTTCATCGATCACGGCCTGCTGAGGTTGGGCGAGCGCGAACAGGTGGAAGCCGCGCTGCTGCCCCTCGGCGTGAATCTGATTACCGTGGACGCCCGCACCGAATTCATGGGCGCACTGACGGGTGTGTCTGACCCGGAGCAAAAGCGCAAGATCATTGGCCGCGAGTTTATCCGGGCCTTCGAGCGGGAAGCCCGGATTCACGGCCCCTTCGACTATCTGGCGCAGGGCACGCTGTATCCCGACGTGATCGAGAGCGCGGGCGGCCTGCATTCCGAGAAATCGGGCGCGGCCAACATCAAGAGCCATCACAACGTGGGCGGCCTGCCCGACGATCTGGCCTTCAAGCTGGTGGAACCCTTCCGCACGCTGTTTAAGGATGAGGTACGCGAAATTGCCCGCCTGCTGGGACTCCCCGAACACATCCGCATGCGCCACCCCTTCCCCGGCCCCGGCCTCGCCATCCGCGTGATTGGGGCGATTACCGAAGAAAAACTGGATATTTTGCGCCGCGTAGACGACATCTTTATTTCGGGCCTGCGCGAATTCGGACTGTACGACGGCTGCTCTCAGGCGTTGGCGATTCTGACTCCCATTCAGTCGGTAGGCGTGATGGGCGACGAGCGCACCTACAGCTACACGGCGGCGCTGCGGGCCGTGACCACCGACGACTTCATGACGGCGGAGTGGGCACGCCTGCCCTACGACTTCCTCGCCACCATGAGCAACCGCATCGTGAACCACGTCCACGAAATTAACCGCGTGGTGTACGACATCACGGGCAAGCCGCCTGCCACGATTGAATGGGAATGA